In Marivivens aquimaris, one genomic interval encodes:
- a CDS encoding ANTAR domain-containing response regulator — protein MANRLSIVVVEANAERALSIRQALSGAGDYDVHILQDTAGLSRSIASHKPDVVLIDMADPSRDALEELALASGPLDRPVAMFVDRSDDNLTKAAIEAGLSAYVVDGLRPDRLKPILDAALTRFQMFQRMRKELETTKRALEERKVIDRAKGILMKARRLSEEDAYALLRKTAMDQGKKVVEVAQALVTASELLS, from the coding sequence ATGGCTAATCGTCTCTCCATTGTCGTCGTCGAAGCGAACGCTGAACGCGCCCTCTCCATCAGGCAGGCTCTGTCGGGTGCGGGGGACTATGACGTTCACATCCTTCAGGATACCGCGGGTTTGTCGCGGTCCATCGCCAGTCACAAGCCCGATGTCGTGCTGATCGACATGGCCGACCCGTCCCGCGACGCGCTGGAGGAACTGGCGCTGGCCTCCGGCCCGCTGGATCGCCCGGTCGCGATGTTCGTGGACCGCAGCGATGATAACCTGACCAAAGCCGCAATTGAGGCGGGCCTCAGCGCCTATGTGGTCGACGGGCTGCGACCCGACCGCCTGAAGCCGATCCTCGACGCAGCATTGACCCGTTTCCAGATGTTCCAGCGGATGCGCAAGGAACTGGAGACCACCAAGCGGGCGCTCGAAGAGCGTAAAGTGATCGACCGCGCCAAAGGTATCCTGATGAAAGCCCGCCGTCTGAGCGAAGAGGACGCATACGCGCTGCTCCGCAAGACTGCGATGGATCAAGGCAAAAAGGTCGTCGAGGTCGCACAGGCGCTCGTCACCGCGTCGGAGCTACTGTCATGA
- a CDS encoding LysR family transcriptional regulator, translated as MRIFVRIVERQSFARAAEDLRLPASTATDAVKRLEQRLGVRLLERTTRQVRTTLDGEAYYQRCLNILAEIEEAEDAFSGGQPRGILRVSSLGSTVRELIMPALPEFLEKYPELSLHFNEADRFVDLVREGIDCVIRGGNLGESDLVGRQVALLPETTVATPEYFAKHGTPESWDKLDGHHIVGFHSSAVGGVIPFDFTVDGQSREVTLPARVTVEGVETMRAAALRGLGLVQLPRPSIAKEIAAGRLVEVLTDTPPSPTPVHILYPQNRQLNLRVRVFVDWVVELFRDVSIH; from the coding sequence ATGCGCATTTTCGTGCGGATCGTGGAGCGGCAAAGCTTCGCCCGCGCCGCCGAGGATCTGCGCCTGCCTGCCTCCACCGCGACGGACGCAGTCAAAAGGCTGGAACAGCGGCTGGGCGTGCGGCTGCTGGAGCGCACCACGCGGCAGGTCCGCACCACGCTGGATGGTGAGGCGTACTATCAGCGCTGCCTGAACATCCTTGCCGAAATCGAAGAGGCGGAGGACGCCTTCAGCGGTGGTCAACCGCGCGGCATCCTGCGGGTCAGCTCGCTGGGCTCCACCGTGCGCGAACTGATCATGCCCGCTTTGCCCGAGTTCCTCGAAAAGTACCCTGAGCTGAGCCTCCACTTCAACGAGGCCGACCGCTTCGTCGATCTCGTGCGTGAAGGCATCGACTGCGTGATCCGCGGCGGTAATCTCGGGGAAAGCGATCTGGTGGGGCGTCAGGTCGCTCTGCTACCCGAAACGACGGTCGCGACGCCCGAATACTTCGCCAAGCACGGCACGCCTGAAAGCTGGGACAAGCTGGACGGCCACCACATCGTCGGCTTCCACTCCAGCGCCGTCGGCGGGGTGATCCCGTTCGATTTCACAGTGGACGGCCAGAGCCGCGAGGTCACTTTGCCCGCCCGCGTGACGGTCGAAGGGGTGGAGACGATGCGCGCCGCAGCCCTGCGCGGGCTTGGCCTCGTCCAGTTGCCGCGCCCGTCGATCGCCAAGGAAATCGCGGCGGGGCGGCTAGTCGAAGTGCTCACCGACACGCCGCCATCGCCGACGCCGGTGCATATCCTGTACCCGCAGAACAGACAGCTGAACCTGCGGGTACGGGTGTTCGTGGATTGGGTCGTGGAATTATTCCGCGACGTTTCAATCCATTAG
- a CDS encoding ABC transporter substrate-binding protein codes for MSGARLGVGFIPLVDSAPLVVAHELGFAAGEGLELELHKSPSWSMLRDMLNIGQIDAAHMLAPVPVAQALGIGNSSRFDVLSMMSINGNVTGVSTELAAKMRANGFDFSFTDAYAAGKALIAATGGDFRIGVPFPFSMHAELLYYWLSALGHPAPQGIQIRTVPPPMMAQAIAAGEIDAFCVGEPWGSISVENGVGELLLPGAAIWAGAPEKVLAVRHDWAEQEKATALRLIRAVWKAGRWLAQPDNRIMASEILARPAYLNVASDVIDRALNGELIVNRAGDERRVRNFVDFYGHNATFPWKSQAAWIGSQLASRVGMDRGAAETSAAEVFRTDLYREALSTESAALPQKDYRSEGESFGADTADGVDSQPFGFFDRRIFERNSGT; via the coding sequence ATGAGCGGCGCACGTCTCGGTGTCGGGTTCATCCCGCTGGTCGATAGCGCGCCGCTGGTCGTGGCGCATGAATTGGGCTTTGCCGCTGGCGAAGGGTTGGAGCTGGAGCTTCACAAATCGCCGTCGTGGTCGATGCTGCGCGATATGCTAAACATCGGCCAGATCGACGCGGCGCACATGCTTGCCCCTGTCCCTGTGGCGCAGGCGCTCGGTATCGGTAATTCCAGCCGTTTCGACGTGCTGTCGATGATGTCCATCAACGGCAACGTCACGGGCGTGTCGACCGAACTGGCGGCAAAGATGCGCGCCAACGGTTTCGATTTTTCCTTCACCGACGCCTATGCCGCAGGCAAAGCGCTGATCGCGGCCACGGGCGGTGATTTCCGCATCGGCGTGCCCTTCCCGTTTTCGATGCACGCGGAGCTGCTCTACTACTGGCTCTCCGCGCTCGGCCATCCCGCGCCGCAGGGCATCCAGATCCGAACCGTTCCGCCGCCGATGATGGCGCAGGCGATTGCGGCGGGCGAGATTGATGCGTTCTGCGTGGGCGAGCCGTGGGGCTCTATCTCGGTCGAGAACGGCGTGGGCGAGTTGCTGCTCCCTGGCGCTGCGATCTGGGCTGGAGCGCCTGAGAAGGTGCTCGCCGTCCGTCATGACTGGGCCGAGCAGGAAAAAGCCACCGCGCTGCGCCTGATCCGCGCGGTGTGGAAAGCGGGCCGATGGCTCGCGCAGCCAGACAACCGCATCATGGCTTCCGAAATCCTCGCGCGGCCTGCCTATCTCAATGTCGCGTCCGATGTGATCGACCGTGCGCTCAACGGCGAGCTTATCGTGAACCGCGCGGGCGACGAACGTCGCGTGCGGAACTTTGTCGATTTCTACGGACACAACGCGACCTTCCCTTGGAAGTCGCAGGCCGCATGGATTGGCTCGCAACTGGCGTCCCGCGTTGGCATGGACCGCGGTGCCGCAGAAACCAGCGCGGCGGAGGTGTTCCGCACCGACCTTTACCGCGAAGCGCTTTCAACCGAGTCCGCTGCATTGCCGCAAAAAGACTACCGCTCCGAGGGTGAGTCTTTCGGTGCGGACACAGCCGATGGCGTGGACAGCCAACCTTTTGGCTTCTTCGACCGCCGCATTTTTGAACGCAACAGCGGCACCTGA
- a CDS encoding TRAP transporter substrate-binding protein translates to MTTRRKFLQTAGVGAVAAPLAAPAIAQSTITWRMQTYAGPALAEHVVKPAIDMFNKIAGDRMQIELYFADQLVPTGELFRAMQRGTIDAVQSDDDSMASPTEVTVFGGYFPFASRYSLDVPVLFNQYGLNEIWDEEYSKVGVKHISAGSWDPCHFATKEPINSLADLQGKRVFTFPTAGRFMSQFGVVPVTIPWEDVEVAMQTGELDGIAWSGITEDYTVGWADVTNYFLTNNISGAWAGSFFANQDRWNELPEDLQTLFRVCCDQSHYYRQWWYWGGEAQLRVEGTKMQLTTIPDEEWATVEAKAMEFWDEIAQESEVKARVVSIIKKYNEDMMKAGRPYRYS, encoded by the coding sequence ATGACGACAAGACGTAAGTTCCTTCAAACGGCTGGTGTCGGCGCAGTTGCCGCCCCCCTTGCTGCTCCCGCGATTGCCCAGTCGACGATCACGTGGCGTATGCAGACCTACGCCGGTCCCGCATTGGCAGAACACGTGGTCAAACCGGCCATCGACATGTTCAACAAGATCGCTGGCGACCGGATGCAGATCGAACTGTACTTCGCTGACCAGCTAGTCCCGACCGGCGAGCTGTTCCGTGCGATGCAGCGCGGCACCATCGACGCCGTGCAGTCGGATGACGACTCGATGGCATCCCCGACCGAAGTCACCGTGTTCGGCGGCTACTTCCCGTTTGCGTCCCGCTACTCGCTCGACGTGCCGGTGCTGTTCAACCAGTACGGTCTGAACGAGATCTGGGACGAAGAATACTCCAAGGTTGGCGTGAAGCACATCTCCGCCGGTTCGTGGGATCCGTGCCACTTTGCCACCAAAGAGCCGATCAACAGCCTCGCTGACCTTCAGGGCAAGCGCGTCTTCACCTTCCCGACCGCTGGCCGCTTCATGTCGCAGTTCGGCGTCGTGCCTGTGACCATTCCGTGGGAAGACGTGGAAGTCGCCATGCAAACCGGCGAGCTTGACGGCATCGCATGGTCGGGCATCACCGAAGACTACACCGTCGGCTGGGCTGACGTGACCAACTACTTCCTGACGAACAACATCTCGGGCGCTTGGGCCGGTTCGTTCTTCGCCAACCAGGATCGTTGGAACGAACTGCCGGAAGACCTCCAGACGCTGTTCCGCGTCTGCTGTGACCAGTCGCACTACTATCGTCAGTGGTGGTACTGGGGCGGCGAAGCGCAGCTGCGTGTCGAAGGCACCAAGATGCAGCTGACCACCATTCCGGACGAAGAATGGGCCACCGTCGAAGCAAAGGCCATGGAGTTCTGGGACGAAATCGCTCAGGAGTCCGAAGTGAAGGCCCGCGTCGTCTCGATCATCAAGAAGTACAACGAAGACATGATGAAAGCCGGTCGTCCGTACCGCTACAGCTAA
- a CDS encoding N-formylglutamate amidohydrolase, translating to MRNQSETSQDTAVIVENPMGQGGVLILCEHASNHIPEYLNGLGLSEADRVSHAAWDPGALPVARMLSTGLDAPLVASGISRLVYDCNRPPEAPSAMPEKSELIEVPGNRALDQAERDARTKAYYEPFVEAVAKMTEAAQPKAIVTMHTFTPVYYGEPRRTEIGILHDADTRLADAMLAVETDHLVERNEPYGPNDGVTHSLRIHGVEKGIANVMIEVRNDLLETEAQQTAMAETLLTMLRPALEQLEAHDA from the coding sequence ATGCGCAATCAAAGCGAAACCTCGCAGGATACGGCAGTGATCGTCGAAAACCCCATGGGGCAGGGCGGTGTGCTGATTCTGTGTGAGCACGCTTCGAACCATATCCCCGAATATCTGAACGGCTTGGGGCTGAGTGAGGCCGACCGCGTCAGTCATGCCGCTTGGGATCCCGGTGCGTTGCCAGTTGCCCGAATGTTGAGCACTGGACTGGATGCGCCGCTTGTTGCCTCCGGTATCTCGCGGCTTGTGTACGACTGTAACCGCCCGCCCGAAGCGCCGAGCGCGATGCCCGAGAAGTCCGAACTGATCGAAGTGCCGGGGAACCGTGCGCTGGATCAGGCCGAAAGGGACGCTCGCACCAAGGCGTACTATGAACCCTTCGTCGAGGCTGTCGCCAAGATGACAGAGGCCGCACAGCCCAAAGCCATTGTCACGATGCACACCTTCACGCCTGTTTATTACGGCGAGCCCCGCAGGACAGAGATCGGTATCCTTCATGACGCCGACACCCGCCTCGCTGATGCGATGCTGGCGGTAGAGACGGATCACCTTGTCGAACGGAACGAACCCTATGGCCCTAACGATGGGGTGACACACTCGCTCCGCATCCACGGGGTAGAGAAGGGCATCGCTAACGTGATGATCGAGGTCCGCAATGACCTCCTAGAGACCGAAGCGCAGCAGACCGCGATGGCAGAGACCCTGCTGACGATGCTGCGCCCCGCACTGGAACAACTGGAGGCACATGATGCCTAA
- a CDS encoding hybrid-cluster NAD(P)-dependent oxidoreductase has protein sequence MTLHQPNISAPVTFWDASEPLECISVIPEAPNVATFCFQAPSGALFSYVPGQFVTLELPVPGGPLYRTYTISSSPSRPITLTITVKAQEGSMGTRWMLDHLKPGMRITAMGPAGRFSNHFHPSDKYLFISAGSGITPMVSMTTWMFDSGRPADVMFINCARRPSEIIFRQRLEHMASRFPELDLKFVVKETDPFRPWTGYQGRFNQLMLSQITPDYLEREVFCCGPESFMHSVREALVGLGFDMERYHQESFQPAEEDDVAPMEDDVIPDETVSAEVVFAHSEVTQTCTENDTLLTTARAAGLNIPSGCTFGVCGTCKIKKVSGQVHMVHNGGITDEDVEDGYVLACCSKPIGRVEVEA, from the coding sequence ATGACACTCCACCAGCCCAATATCTCCGCGCCAGTCACGTTCTGGGATGCGTCCGAGCCGCTCGAATGCATTTCGGTCATCCCTGAAGCGCCGAACGTCGCGACCTTCTGTTTCCAAGCGCCCTCGGGCGCGCTGTTCTCCTACGTGCCTGGCCAGTTCGTTACACTGGAGCTGCCCGTACCGGGCGGTCCGCTTTACCGCACCTATACGATCTCTTCCTCGCCCTCCCGCCCGATCACGCTGACGATTACTGTGAAAGCGCAGGAAGGCAGCATGGGCACGCGCTGGATGCTGGATCACCTGAAGCCGGGGATGCGGATTACTGCGATGGGGCCTGCGGGGCGGTTTTCGAACCACTTCCACCCGTCGGACAAATACCTGTTCATCTCTGCCGGTTCGGGCATCACGCCGATGGTGTCGATGACCACGTGGATGTTCGACAGTGGCCGCCCTGCGGACGTGATGTTCATCAACTGCGCCCGCCGCCCGTCTGAGATCATCTTCCGTCAGCGTCTGGAGCATATGGCCAGCCGTTTCCCCGAACTCGACCTGAAATTCGTGGTCAAGGAAACAGACCCGTTCCGTCCGTGGACTGGCTATCAGGGCCGTTTCAACCAGCTGATGCTCAGCCAAATCACGCCTGACTATCTGGAACGCGAAGTGTTCTGCTGCGGCCCCGAAAGCTTCATGCATTCGGTGCGAGAAGCGCTTGTGGGCCTCGGCTTCGATATGGAGCGCTACCATCAGGAAAGCTTCCAGCCCGCCGAGGAAGACGATGTCGCGCCGATGGAAGATGACGTCATCCCCGACGAGACTGTCAGCGCCGAGGTGGTCTTTGCCCACTCCGAGGTCACGCAGACCTGCACAGAGAACGACACGCTGCTTACCACCGCACGTGCTGCGGGCCTCAACATTCCGTCGGGCTGTACCTTTGGCGTGTGCGGCACCTGCAAGATCAAGAAGGTCTCCGGTCAGGTGCACATGGTCCACAACGGCGGTATCACCGACGAGGATGTCGAGGACGGTTACGTTCTGGCCTGCTGTTCCAAGCCTATTGGCCGCGTCGAGGTGGAAGCCTAA
- a CDS encoding TRAP transporter large permease encodes MSHEMIALLMFSGMMLMLFTGQRVFGAIGFIGAIAGLLLWGTGGVDVPFSAAMKLMKWYPMLTLPMFIFMGYVLSESKIADDLYKMFHVWMGPVRGGLAIGTIGLMVLISAMNGLSVAGMAIGATIALPELLKRNYDKIMVTGVIQAGSSLGILVPPSVVLVLYAMIARQPVGQLWLAGVVPGLMMAALFIIYIYIRCRINPSLGPALPEEERQVSRAEKLRLLRAGILPLVIFATMMVPFVNGWTSLVESSAIGAMAAFVAAVLKGRMTKEVFETSVRQTLGISCMFMFIILAALGFGAIFDGLGAVRAIENLFTEQMHLSPWMILILMQLSFIVMGTFLDDTAMLVIVAPLYVPLVDALGFDLIWYGVLYTITTQIAYMTPPFGYNLFLMRAMAPPEIGLRDIYRSIIPFVFLMVLALSLVMVFPSIAMWLPELVYGN; translated from the coding sequence ATGTCACATGAAATGATCGCCCTTCTGATGTTCAGCGGCATGATGCTGATGCTCTTCACAGGGCAGCGCGTTTTTGGCGCCATCGGATTTATCGGAGCCATCGCCGGTCTGCTCCTCTGGGGGACCGGAGGCGTGGATGTCCCGTTCTCGGCTGCGATGAAGCTGATGAAGTGGTATCCGATGCTCACTCTGCCGATGTTCATCTTTATGGGCTACGTGTTGTCGGAATCCAAAATCGCCGACGACCTCTATAAGATGTTCCACGTCTGGATGGGGCCCGTGCGCGGCGGTCTGGCCATTGGTACCATCGGTCTGATGGTTCTGATCTCTGCCATGAACGGTCTGTCGGTCGCGGGTATGGCTATCGGTGCCACCATCGCGCTGCCCGAACTGCTGAAGCGGAACTACGACAAGATCATGGTGACGGGGGTGATCCAAGCGGGGTCATCTCTCGGGATCTTGGTGCCGCCCTCGGTCGTTCTGGTGCTCTACGCCATGATCGCCCGCCAGCCGGTTGGCCAGTTGTGGCTCGCTGGCGTGGTGCCCGGCCTCATGATGGCCGCGCTGTTCATCATCTACATCTACATCCGCTGCCGCATTAACCCGTCGCTGGGACCGGCACTGCCCGAGGAAGAGCGTCAGGTCTCACGCGCCGAAAAGCTCCGCCTGCTGCGCGCTGGCATCCTCCCGCTGGTAATCTTCGCGACGATGATGGTGCCCTTCGTCAACGGTTGGACCTCGCTCGTCGAAAGCTCCGCTATCGGCGCGATGGCTGCCTTTGTTGCCGCTGTCCTCAAGGGCCGCATGACCAAGGAAGTGTTCGAGACCTCCGTTCGCCAGACGCTCGGCATCTCCTGCATGTTCATGTTCATCATACTCGCAGCATTGGGCTTCGGCGCGATCTTCGACGGCCTCGGTGCTGTCCGTGCGATCGAGAACCTCTTTACCGAGCAGATGCACCTCAGCCCGTGGATGATCCTGATCCTCATGCAGCTCAGCTTCATCGTCATGGGGACGTTCCTCGATGATACGGCGATGCTGGTGATCGTGGCGCCGCTCTATGTCCCGCTCGTGGACGCGCTGGGCTTCGATCTGATCTGGTACGGCGTGCTTTACACGATCACGACCCAGATCGCGTATATGACGCCGCCCTTCGGCTATAACCTCTTTCTCATGCGCGCGATGGCACCGCCGGAAATCGGCCTGCGTGACATCTACCGCTCCATTATTCCGTTCGTTTTCCTGATGGTCCTCGCACTGTCGCTGGTGATGGTTTTCCCAAGCATCGCGATGTGGCTGCCGGAGCTCGTGTACGGAAACTGA
- a CDS encoding SDR family NAD(P)-dependent oxidoreductase yields MTTSEQKIAIITGASRGLCRSAAIALARRGVHVIGTDHTNAQAAEDTKAEIEALGSRAVMIQLDTSDTSGFADFADAVSTHLSEVWQRSSFDYLVNNAGTGMHKAFTDTTEDEFDALMNIHFKGVYFLTQKLLPLMADGGRIVNISSGLARFAAPGASAYAAMKGAIEVLTRYLAKELGERRIAVNTVAPGAIATDFNGGGVRDNAQINQWVADVTALGRAGEADDIGPAISALLSEDNRWVNAQRIEISGGMMV; encoded by the coding sequence ATGACCACCTCAGAACAGAAAATCGCAATCATCACCGGTGCCAGCCGTGGCCTTTGCCGCTCTGCCGCTATCGCTCTGGCCCGCCGCGGCGTCCATGTGATCGGCACCGACCACACCAACGCGCAGGCCGCCGAAGACACCAAGGCCGAGATCGAAGCGCTGGGTAGCCGCGCCGTGATGATCCAGCTCGACACATCGGACACCAGCGGCTTTGCCGACTTCGCCGATGCGGTCTCCACCCACCTGTCCGAAGTCTGGCAGCGCAGCAGCTTCGACTATCTGGTGAACAACGCCGGTACAGGGATGCACAAAGCGTTCACCGACACCACCGAGGACGAGTTCGACGCGCTGATGAACATCCACTTCAAGGGCGTGTACTTCCTGACCCAGAAGCTGCTGCCGCTGATGGCGGACGGCGGGCGGATCGTGAACATCTCGTCCGGCCTCGCCCGCTTTGCCGCGCCTGGTGCGTCGGCATACGCGGCGATGAAAGGCGCGATTGAAGTGCTGACCCGCTACCTCGCCAAAGAACTGGGCGAGCGACGCATCGCGGTCAACACCGTCGCTCCGGGCGCGATTGCGACCGACTTCAACGGTGGCGGCGTGCGGGACAACGCGCAGATCAACCAGTGGGTCGCGGATGTGACGGCCTTGGGCCGCGCGGGCGAAGCCGACGATATCGGTCCCGCGATCTCTGCCCTGCTGTCCGAGGACAACCGCTGGGTCAACGCGCAGCGCATTGAAATCTCTGGTGGTATGATGGTCTGA
- a CDS encoding aromatic ring-hydroxylating oxygenase subunit alpha — protein sequence MDASQTARELIAQRKPGYSLPQAFYNDQGIFDLDIEKIFAREWLFATPACALPKTGSYITQKIGSYSITVVRGADKEIRAFHNTCRHRGSIICKGKTGQVAKLVCPYHQWTYDLDGKLLWARDMGPEFDPRQHGLKPVHCRVLNGLVFICIADEAPDFDTFANKAGAYLAPHDLSNAKVAFQSTIIEEGNWKLVWENNRECYHCAGNHPSLCRTYPEDPSITGVSADGSFPEKIENHFRQNEAAGIPSRFRMSDDGQFRVARMPLLDGAVSYTMNGKPAVSKFLGNVPVANAGPLLMFHYPTTWNHFLPDHSITFRVTPIGPQQTEVQTTWLVNKDAVEGVDYDLETLTHVWTHTNDEDREVVENNQQGINSPAYEPGPYSASHEDGVNQFVNWYCATLSDETTDLAVAAE from the coding sequence ATGGACGCAAGTCAGACAGCACGCGAACTCATCGCCCAGCGTAAGCCGGGATATTCTCTGCCGCAGGCTTTCTATAACGATCAGGGCATCTTCGATCTCGATATCGAAAAGATCTTTGCCCGCGAGTGGCTCTTTGCCACGCCCGCTTGCGCCCTGCCCAAGACCGGCAGCTATATCACCCAGAAGATCGGCAGCTATTCGATCACCGTGGTGCGCGGCGCCGACAAGGAAATCCGTGCGTTCCACAACACCTGCCGTCACCGTGGTTCGATCATCTGCAAGGGCAAGACCGGCCAAGTGGCAAAGCTCGTGTGTCCCTACCACCAGTGGACCTATGACCTTGACGGCAAACTCCTTTGGGCCCGCGATATGGGACCGGAGTTCGATCCCCGCCAGCACGGTCTGAAGCCTGTTCACTGCCGCGTTCTCAATGGTCTCGTGTTCATCTGCATTGCCGACGAAGCGCCGGACTTCGACACCTTCGCGAACAAGGCTGGCGCCTACCTTGCGCCGCACGATCTGTCGAACGCCAAGGTCGCGTTCCAGTCGACCATCATCGAAGAAGGCAACTGGAAGCTCGTGTGGGAGAACAACCGCGAGTGCTATCACTGTGCGGGCAACCACCCGTCGCTTTGCCGTACCTACCCCGAAGATCCGAGCATCACCGGTGTGTCCGCCGATGGTTCTTTCCCCGAGAAGATCGAGAACCACTTCCGCCAGAACGAAGCCGCTGGCATCCCGTCGCGCTTCCGCATGTCGGATGACGGCCAGTTCCGCGTGGCGCGTATGCCGCTGCTGGACGGCGCAGTCAGCTACACCATGAACGGCAAGCCTGCGGTGTCGAAGTTCCTCGGCAACGTGCCGGTCGCCAATGCCGGCCCGCTCCTGATGTTCCACTACCCGACAACGTGGAACCACTTCCTGCCCGATCACTCAATTACCTTCCGCGTGACTCCGATTGGCCCGCAGCAGACCGAAGTGCAGACCACGTGGCTTGTGAACAAAGATGCGGTCGAGGGCGTGGATTACGACCTCGAAACGCTCACTCATGTCTGGACCCACACCAACGACGAAGACCGCGAAGTCGTAGAGAACAACCAGCAGGGCATCAACTCGCCCGCTTACGAGCCCGGTCCCTACTCTGCCTCGCACGAGGATGGCGTGAACCAGTTCGTGAACTGGTATTGCGCGACCCTTTCCGATGAAACCACCGACCTTGCGGTAGCAGCAGAATGA
- a CDS encoding TRAP transporter small permease subunit gives MPKVIRGYVRFVDAMNRIIGRFAMYGIFALVGVLLWSSISKTFFTPSLWTLETAQFIMVAYYILGGPYSIQMGSNVRMDLFYGGWTPKQKAWMDGFTVFFLLFYLGVLLYGALGSLAYSIGYFGMEPLVFYKDLIVSFFTGGPDAAVEQMGYLERSSTAWRPYIWPIKLTLALGVFLMILQVLAEFFRDIGRIRGVEL, from the coding sequence ATGCCTAAAGTCATCAGGGGATACGTCCGCTTCGTGGACGCCATGAACCGCATCATCGGCCGCTTTGCCATGTACGGCATTTTCGCGCTGGTCGGCGTGCTGTTGTGGTCGTCGATCTCCAAAACGTTCTTCACGCCGTCCCTGTGGACGCTGGAGACCGCGCAATTCATCATGGTGGCCTACTACATCCTCGGCGGGCCGTATTCGATCCAGATGGGTTCGAACGTCCGCATGGACCTGTTCTACGGCGGTTGGACCCCGAAACAGAAAGCGTGGATGGACGGCTTTACCGTGTTCTTCCTGCTCTTCTACCTCGGCGTTCTGCTCTACGGCGCGCTGGGCTCGCTGGCTTATTCCATCGGTTATTTCGGAATGGAGCCGCTCGTTTTCTACAAAGACCTTATCGTCAGCTTCTTCACCGGCGGCCCCGATGCCGCGGTCGAACAGATGGGCTACCTCGAACGCAGCTCGACTGCATGGCGTCCGTACATCTGGCCGATCAAGCTGACCCTCGCGCTGGGCGTCTTCCTGATGATCCTGCAAGTCCTTGCCGAATTCTTCCGTGATATCGGCCGTATCCGCGGAGTCGAACTCTGA
- a CDS encoding MurR/RpiR family transcriptional regulator — MPKFGALEKTGAALTQQNTTVRELIREHYGVLTTAEKKFANRLLENYPAAGIASITVVAQNAGVSTPTVARTVGKLGFKGFPQFHQALLSELQAKVQGPTQRRANWATEAPESHLLNRFSQAVTRNLSQTLSNIDHDKFDEAAKEMSDTSGRLYIVGGRITRALAEYAFTHFQAIRERVTHMTSSSATWPHYVLDMKKGDTLLMFDIRRYETNLLRLAELAKERELTVILITDQWASPVASVADYVFQCWVEIPSAWDSNVSTMMLLETLIGAVQEENWPRTKERFDRLDEVFEAARLFRKP; from the coding sequence ATGCCTAAATTCGGAGCACTGGAAAAAACGGGGGCTGCGTTGACACAGCAGAACACCACGGTCCGTGAACTGATCCGCGAGCACTACGGCGTGCTCACGACCGCCGAGAAGAAGTTCGCAAATCGTCTGCTGGAGAATTACCCCGCAGCGGGCATCGCCTCTATTACCGTGGTGGCGCAGAATGCGGGTGTGTCTACGCCTACAGTCGCGCGAACTGTCGGCAAGCTGGGCTTCAAGGGCTTCCCCCAGTTCCATCAGGCTTTGCTGTCCGAACTACAGGCAAAGGTCCAAGGCCCCACGCAGCGCCGCGCCAATTGGGCGACCGAAGCGCCCGAGAGTCATCTGCTCAACCGTTTCTCGCAGGCGGTGACGCGGAACCTCAGCCAGACGCTGTCCAATATCGACCACGACAAATTCGATGAAGCGGCCAAGGAAATGTCGGATACCTCTGGCCGCCTCTATATTGTGGGTGGCCGTATTACCCGCGCGCTTGCGGAATACGCCTTTACCCACTTCCAAGCGATCCGCGAGCGCGTCACCCATATGACCAGCTCTTCCGCGACATGGCCCCACTACGTGCTGGACATGAAAAAGGGCGACACGCTGCTGATGTTCGACATCCGCAGATACGAGACCAACCTGCTGCGCCTTGCCGAACTGGCCAAGGAACGTGAACTGACGGTGATCCTCATAACCGACCAGTGGGCCTCCCCCGTGGCGAGCGTGGCGGACTACGTGTTCCAGTGCTGGGTCGAGATCCCATCGGCGTGGGACTCCAACGTGTCCACCATGATGCTGCTGGAGACGCTGATCGGCGCGGTGCAGGAAGAGAACTGGCCGCGCACCAAGGAACGCTTTGATAGACTCGACGAGGTGTTCGAAGCCGCCCGCCTGTTCCGCAAACCGTAA